Proteins encoded by one window of Flagellimonas lutaonensis:
- a CDS encoding phosphoenolpyruvate carboxylase, with the protein MSKVKQSERLAEFKKSVTNRFNVYNSLFLNLPYTDMENVGILVPILLDQCEKGLKQGKDPQEILEAFFTSFAGMPDERARIDFMFRIIQYVERQVVLYDSVEDAAFKKLQEYSESLSIKDYFELVDQSKNWDKIAKKLASFSARIVLTAHPTQFYTPAVLDIISELQRLIHENRIDDIDMTLQQLGLTSLVNSQKPTPLEEAKNIIHILRYTYYDAVGSLFKYVRENIKDANFDNYNIIKLGFWPGGDRDGNPYVTAETTRQVADELRLTLMKCYYNDLKQLRKKLTFKGVQNPLNALNSNLYKAMFQENFVLGYSEIIEKLSDIRDLLVKDYHSLYLNELDDLIDRVHIFKTHFATLDIRQDHRKHKAVVEAILKKEGAIKENLGELKENELVDWLLKKDLRLKPSDYSDDIVKDTIANIRQLKDIQAKNGEEGCNRYIISNSEDIFSVLFVFGLFRWCGWKTNEITFDIVPLFETMKGMDASEAVMQALFDIPEYRSHLVRRNNAHTIMLGFSDGTKDGGYLKANWSILNTKETLSKVCKNNGIKAIFFDGRGGPPARGGGKTHRFYAAQTKDVANHEIQLTIQGQTITSTYGTKEQFMHNAEQLLTAGLSNNLFGKQHVISAAQRKLIEELSELSYEKYEALKQHDKFIPYLEKRSTLKYYTKANIGSRPGKRGNKEKLTLSDLRAISFVGSWSQLKQNVPGYFGLGTAIYTLKKQGRFNEVKKLYKEVPFFRALMHNSMMSLAKTNFDLTSYMADDKEFGDFWNILFDEYKLSKKMLLQVSGHEILMEDEVVSRESVKIREKIVLPLLVIQQNALYHITKNSKFSKLYEKIVTRSLYGNINASRNSA; encoded by the coding sequence ATGAGCAAAGTAAAGCAGTCAGAACGTTTAGCGGAATTTAAAAAGTCGGTTACCAATAGATTCAATGTTTATAACAGTCTTTTTTTGAATTTACCATATACCGATATGGAAAATGTGGGCATCTTGGTGCCCATTTTGCTCGACCAGTGTGAGAAAGGCCTGAAACAGGGCAAAGACCCCCAAGAGATACTGGAGGCTTTTTTTACAAGTTTTGCCGGCATGCCCGACGAACGTGCCCGTATTGATTTTATGTTCAGGATCATACAGTATGTTGAGCGACAAGTTGTGCTCTACGACAGTGTGGAAGATGCCGCTTTCAAGAAGTTACAGGAGTATTCTGAATCACTGTCCATTAAAGATTATTTTGAGTTGGTAGATCAGAGCAAAAACTGGGACAAGATTGCCAAGAAGCTGGCCAGCTTTAGTGCGCGAATCGTTTTGACCGCCCACCCTACCCAGTTTTATACGCCTGCGGTACTCGACATTATTTCAGAATTGCAGCGTCTGATCCACGAAAACCGTATCGATGACATTGATATGACCTTGCAACAATTGGGGCTCACCTCGTTGGTCAACTCACAGAAACCTACTCCGCTCGAAGAGGCCAAGAACATCATACACATATTGCGCTACACCTACTATGATGCGGTAGGCTCTCTTTTTAAATATGTCAGGGAAAACATCAAAGATGCCAATTTTGACAATTACAATATCATCAAGCTGGGCTTTTGGCCGGGCGGTGACCGAGACGGCAACCCCTATGTCACGGCAGAGACCACCAGACAGGTTGCCGATGAACTTCGGCTGACATTGATGAAATGCTACTACAATGATTTGAAGCAGCTTCGTAAAAAACTGACCTTTAAAGGAGTACAAAATCCGTTAAACGCGCTCAACTCCAACCTGTACAAGGCCATGTTTCAAGAGAATTTTGTCTTGGGCTATTCCGAGATAATAGAAAAACTCTCTGATATACGTGATTTACTGGTAAAAGATTACCATTCTCTATACCTGAACGAGCTTGACGACCTGATCGACCGTGTACATATCTTCAAGACGCATTTTGCCACACTGGACATTCGCCAAGACCATCGAAAGCACAAAGCTGTAGTCGAGGCAATTTTAAAAAAAGAAGGTGCCATCAAAGAGAACCTTGGTGAGTTGAAAGAAAATGAATTGGTCGACTGGTTATTGAAAAAAGACCTCAGACTGAAACCATCTGATTATAGCGATGATATAGTCAAAGATACCATAGCCAACATCAGGCAGTTAAAAGACATTCAGGCCAAAAACGGAGAAGAGGGCTGCAACCGCTATATAATCAGTAATTCAGAAGATATTTTTTCAGTGCTGTTTGTTTTTGGATTGTTCCGTTGGTGTGGGTGGAAAACCAATGAGATTACCTTTGATATCGTGCCGCTCTTTGAAACCATGAAAGGCATGGATGCCTCAGAAGCAGTGATGCAAGCCCTTTTTGATATACCTGAATACCGTTCACATCTTGTAAGAAGAAATAACGCGCATACCATCATGTTGGGCTTTTCTGATGGCACCAAAGACGGAGGTTATCTAAAGGCCAACTGGTCTATATTGAACACAAAGGAAACCCTGAGCAAGGTCTGTAAAAATAACGGGATCAAAGCCATCTTTTTTGATGGCAGGGGCGGCCCGCCTGCCCGTGGTGGTGGCAAGACGCACCGTTTCTATGCCGCACAGACCAAAGATGTGGCCAACCACGAGATACAGCTAACCATACAGGGTCAGACCATTACCAGTACCTACGGTACCAAAGAGCAGTTTATGCACAACGCCGAACAGCTGTTGACAGCGGGTCTGAGCAACAACCTTTTTGGCAAGCAACATGTAATTTCGGCAGCCCAAAGAAAATTGATCGAAGAGCTCTCAGAATTGAGCTACGAGAAATATGAGGCACTGAAGCAGCACGATAAGTTTATCCCCTATTTAGAGAAGCGCAGTACGCTGAAATATTATACAAAGGCCAATATCGGCAGTAGGCCGGGCAAACGCGGAAATAAAGAAAAATTGACCCTTTCAGATTTAAGGGCCATATCGTTTGTGGGCTCATGGAGCCAGCTAAAACAGAACGTACCGGGTTATTTTGGCCTGGGAACTGCCATATATACCCTAAAAAAACAAGGTCGCTTTAATGAAGTAAAGAAACTGTACAAAGAAGTTCCCTTTTTTCGGGCGCTGATGCACAATAGTATGATGTCGTTGGCAAAGACCAATTTCGACCTGACAAGTTATATGGCAGATGACAAGGAATTCGGAGATTTCTGGAATATTCTTTTTGACGAATACAAACTGTCAAAGAAAATGTTGCTGCAGGTTTCTGGGCATGAGATTTTGATGGAAGACGAAGTGGTCTCGCGCGAATCTGTGAAAATTCGCGAAAAGATTGTCTTGCCACTCTTGGTAATTCAGCAGAATGCATTGTACCACATCACCAAAAACTCTAAGTTCAGCAAGTTGTACGAGAAAATAGTGACACGTTCGCTATATGGAAATATCAATGCCAGTCGTAACTCGGCCTAA
- a CDS encoding D-alanine--D-alanine ligase, which produces MKQNIAIIMGGYSSEYNISIKSGNVVFEHLDDKKFNKYRVIISKEGWAYLDESEVKHPIDKSDFSITLSGKKIRFDCVFNAIHGTPGEDGLMQAYFELLGIPQTSCGHYQAALTFNKRDLLSTLRPHGIKCAESFLLDLGDPIDETAIVEKVGLPCFVKANKAGSSYGVTKVYKQEELKKAVEVAFEEDDEIIIESFLDGTEVSVGVITYQGKVTVLPITEIVSENDFFDFAAKYQGQSQEITPARISRAKEQKVSAIAKEVYEILKLDGFSRSEYIFVGDEPYLLEVNTTPGLTEESILPKQAREAGISLEELFESSILEALKK; this is translated from the coding sequence ATGAAACAGAACATCGCCATCATCATGGGCGGCTACTCGAGCGAATACAACATTTCCATTAAAAGTGGCAATGTGGTATTCGAGCATCTCGACGATAAAAAATTTAACAAATACCGGGTCATCATTTCTAAGGAAGGATGGGCATACTTAGATGAAAGTGAAGTTAAACACCCGATTGATAAATCGGACTTCTCGATTACCCTTTCCGGCAAAAAAATACGTTTTGACTGTGTATTCAATGCCATTCACGGTACCCCGGGCGAAGACGGTCTCATGCAGGCCTATTTTGAGCTATTGGGCATTCCGCAAACATCATGCGGACATTATCAGGCGGCACTCACTTTCAACAAACGGGATCTATTGAGCACCTTACGGCCGCATGGCATCAAGTGTGCCGAATCATTTCTTCTTGATTTGGGCGACCCCATTGATGAAACCGCGATTGTCGAGAAAGTGGGGCTACCCTGCTTTGTAAAGGCCAATAAAGCTGGAAGCAGCTACGGCGTTACCAAGGTGTACAAGCAAGAGGAGTTGAAAAAAGCCGTAGAAGTGGCCTTTGAAGAAGACGATGAGATCATTATCGAATCTTTCTTGGATGGCACCGAGGTCTCCGTAGGGGTCATAACGTACCAAGGAAAGGTAACCGTGCTGCCGATTACCGAAATTGTGAGCGAAAACGATTTTTTTGATTTTGCCGCCAAGTACCAAGGCCAATCACAAGAGATTACCCCTGCACGAATTTCTAGGGCAAAGGAGCAGAAAGTTTCGGCCATTGCCAAAGAGGTTTACGAAATATTGAAACTGGACGGGTTTTCGCGCAGTGAATACATTTTTGTAGGTGACGAACCTTACTTGCTCGAGGTCAATACCACGCCGGGCCTCACCGAAGAGAGTATCTTGCCCAAACAGGCAAGGGAAGCCGGCATATCGCTCGAAGAGCTCTTCGAGAGCAGCATCTTGGAGGCCCTGAAAAAATGA
- the yaaA gene encoding peroxide stress protein YaaA: MKIVISPAKSLDFETPLPTSRYTQPQFLGQSEKLNKVLAKKKPKALSELMSISDNLAQLNWQRNQDFSLPFTPENARPAVYAFNGDVYQGLDAYSIPEEKLDRLQDTLRILSGLYGILRPLDLIQPYRLEMGTPLKVARKKNLYEFWQKQLTDHLNNELEEGELFINLASNEYFGAIDEEKLKVPVITPVFKDWKNDRLKVISFFAKKARGSMVRYVLDTNAQTLDDLKGFDYDDYVYSKEHTLKENQPVFVR; the protein is encoded by the coding sequence ATGAAAATTGTCATCTCTCCTGCCAAATCATTGGATTTTGAAACACCGCTGCCCACGTCAAGATATACACAGCCACAATTTTTGGGGCAGTCAGAAAAACTGAACAAGGTATTGGCCAAGAAAAAGCCCAAGGCTTTGTCAGAACTGATGTCCATATCCGATAATTTGGCACAATTGAACTGGCAGCGCAACCAAGATTTTTCATTGCCCTTTACCCCAGAGAATGCCCGACCTGCCGTATATGCCTTTAACGGTGATGTTTACCAGGGCCTTGATGCCTACAGCATACCCGAAGAGAAGTTGGACAGATTGCAGGATACCTTGCGTATTCTCTCAGGACTATACGGAATTTTGAGACCGCTGGACCTTATTCAGCCGTACCGCCTTGAAATGGGAACACCATTGAAGGTGGCACGCAAAAAAAATCTGTATGAGTTTTGGCAGAAGCAACTGACCGACCACCTGAACAACGAGCTGGAAGAAGGCGAACTCTTTATCAACCTGGCCAGTAACGAGTATTTTGGGGCCATTGATGAGGAGAAGCTCAAAGTACCCGTAATCACCCCCGTTTTTAAAGATTGGAAAAACGATAGGCTAAAGGTTATCAGTTTCTTTGCCAAAAAGGCAAGGGGATCAATGGTTCGTTATGTGCTTGACACCAATGCCCAAACACTCGACGACCTTAAAGGATTTGACTATGACGACTACGTCTACAGCAAAGAACATACCCTAAAAGAGAACCAGCCAGTTTTCGTCAGATAG
- a CDS encoding uracil-DNA glycosylase family protein, which produces MFLHRHPYPPFLFDGVKKLIVGTLPPPRFSMDALKEGDVDFCYGSRDGQLWPILDRIFKLGLKFESTQEAIAQRKAFLIEKKIGICDIVESAERAKVDASDLGMQKVVLRDIFGYLVKYSTVNTLLFTGGNSKNGPEYFFRKLCRQHSVVLEVLNDKVPRIHRFEHPITKKVIKTISLTAPSGAANRAVGSLPSYKKMKNKNLNFNTIDFRVLQYQDFF; this is translated from the coding sequence GTGTTCCTCCACCGCCATCCATACCCACCTTTTTTGTTCGACGGGGTCAAAAAGCTGATTGTGGGCACGTTGCCACCCCCAAGGTTTTCTATGGACGCCTTAAAAGAAGGCGATGTTGATTTTTGCTATGGTAGCCGAGACGGGCAATTGTGGCCCATTCTTGACCGTATCTTTAAATTGGGGCTGAAATTTGAGAGCACCCAAGAGGCCATTGCGCAGCGCAAGGCATTCCTAATAGAGAAAAAGATAGGAATATGCGATATTGTTGAAAGTGCCGAACGGGCCAAAGTAGATGCTTCTGACCTAGGTATGCAAAAAGTTGTTTTGCGTGATATTTTTGGATATTTAGTAAAGTATTCTACCGTCAACACCCTTTTGTTTACGGGCGGTAACAGTAAAAATGGTCCCGAATATTTTTTCCGGAAACTGTGCCGACAACATTCGGTGGTTCTTGAGGTGCTTAATGATAAAGTACCGCGAATCCACAGGTTTGAGCATCCGATTACCAAAAAGGTGATAAAGACGATATCGCTGACCGCTCCATCCGGTGCGGCCAACCGGGCGGTGGGCAGCTTGCCATCCTATAAAAAAATGAAGAACAAAAATCTAAATTTTAATACCATTGACTTTAGGGTGCTTCAGTACCAAGATTTCTTCTAA
- a CDS encoding LytR/AlgR family response regulator transcription factor translates to MIYKAIVIDDSAIQRLTTTHLVNNHPNLKLIGSFSNASEALTTTILDQAEILLLDTMLSDIDAFEVLDKVAFRPAIIMMHASKNNAEENQIHRITDYLVKPISKKEFESALQRVIAEIEASRKFKDVLGSINKKINQK, encoded by the coding sequence ATGATTTACAAAGCTATCGTCATTGATGATTCTGCCATTCAACGACTGACTACCACACATTTGGTCAACAACCATCCCAATCTTAAGCTCATCGGTTCCTTCAGCAATGCATCCGAGGCCCTAACCACAACTATTCTGGACCAAGCAGAAATTTTACTGCTCGATACCATGTTAAGTGATATAGACGCTTTTGAAGTGTTGGACAAGGTTGCGTTCAGGCCGGCCATTATTATGATGCACGCTTCAAAGAACAATGCCGAAGAGAACCAGATTCATCGTATCACTGATTATTTGGTCAAACCGATCAGCAAAAAAGAGTTCGAGTCGGCGCTGCAACGGGTGATAGCCGAAATAGAGGCCTCACGAAAGTTTAAGGACGTTCTCGGTTCGATCAACAAAAAAATCAACCAAAAGTAA
- a CDS encoding M20/M25/M40 family metallo-hydrolase, whose translation MRKIGFSLLALLLFTNVFSQDSTALKSQVAQAIQDLRDFVAIPNDALNPDDIDDNIFWLKKQFEQRGFNTAILDTENLPLFFAALPMDDAKPTVLIYMHFDGQSVDPSMWQQPNPYKVVLKKPVDNGFETVSFDELGNDINYNWRLFGRSTSDDKGPIIMFLNAIDLLKKDNKALSFNIKVILDGEEEKSSKPLPKAVQQYGELLQADFLLIADGPVHSSGKPTIAYGCRGITTMTLITYGPIKPQHSGHYGNYAPNPGFQLAQLLATMKDAEGRVTIDGYYDGISLDEETKAILKSVPDDDRAIASTLQFKSAEKVGSFYQEALQYPSLNIRGLGSGWIGPKRRTIVPESATAELDLRLVPESDGNRLKQLVKDHISKQGFQVLDHVPSKEERLRYDKIVTVEEGSVTDAFRTDLDNPYGNFLNDVLKNTFDEEVVRIRIMGGTVPIAPFINELQIPAFLVPMVNPDNNQHSPNENLKIGQLAYGIRAFYNILSAQKQQ comes from the coding sequence ATGAGAAAAATAGGTTTTTCGCTACTTGCACTACTACTGTTCACCAATGTTTTTTCACAAGATTCCACCGCCTTGAAATCACAAGTGGCGCAGGCCATTCAAGATCTGCGTGACTTTGTTGCCATACCGAACGATGCTTTGAACCCAGACGATATCGATGACAATATTTTTTGGCTCAAAAAACAGTTCGAACAACGCGGTTTTAACACCGCTATACTTGACACCGAAAATTTACCCTTGTTCTTTGCTGCCCTACCCATGGATGATGCCAAACCAACCGTGTTGATATATATGCACTTTGACGGACAATCGGTGGATCCCAGTATGTGGCAACAACCGAATCCGTACAAGGTGGTACTGAAAAAACCTGTTGACAATGGCTTCGAAACCGTCTCGTTTGACGAATTGGGCAATGACATCAACTACAATTGGCGCTTGTTCGGGCGTTCGACCTCAGACGATAAAGGGCCCATCATCATGTTCTTGAACGCAATTGACTTGTTAAAAAAAGACAACAAAGCGCTGTCTTTCAACATCAAGGTGATTTTGGACGGTGAAGAGGAAAAAAGCAGCAAACCACTGCCCAAGGCGGTACAACAATATGGTGAGCTGCTGCAAGCCGATTTCTTGCTCATTGCCGATGGTCCGGTACATTCGTCGGGCAAACCCACCATTGCCTATGGCTGCCGTGGCATCACCACAATGACACTCATCACCTACGGCCCCATAAAGCCACAGCACAGCGGGCATTACGGAAATTATGCCCCCAATCCCGGATTTCAACTGGCACAATTGCTGGCCACCATGAAAGATGCTGAGGGCCGTGTAACAATAGATGGCTATTATGACGGTATTTCACTGGATGAGGAGACCAAGGCCATTTTAAAGAGTGTGCCCGATGACGACAGGGCCATTGCTTCGACCTTACAATTCAAATCGGCCGAGAAGGTCGGAAGCTTTTATCAGGAAGCCCTCCAGTATCCTTCGCTGAACATTCGCGGCTTAGGTTCAGGATGGATCGGCCCCAAACGCCGTACCATAGTACCCGAAAGTGCCACTGCCGAACTCGATTTGCGGTTGGTGCCCGAAAGCGACGGCAACCGATTGAAGCAGCTCGTCAAAGACCATATCTCAAAACAGGGCTTTCAGGTGCTCGATCATGTGCCCTCAAAAGAAGAGCGGTTGCGATATGATAAAATCGTCACTGTCGAAGAGGGCAGTGTCACCGATGCCTTCCGCACTGATTTGGACAACCCCTATGGAAACTTTTTGAACGATGTTCTAAAAAATACCTTTGATGAAGAGGTAGTGCGCATTCGCATCATGGGCGGTACCGTGCCCATTGCTCCTTTTATCAATGAACTACAGATACCAGCTTTTTTGGTGCCCATGGTGAACCCTGACAACAACCAGCACAGCCCCAATGAAAATTTGAAGATTGGGCAGTTGGCCTATGGAATTCGGGCGTTTTACAATATTTTAAGTGCTCAAAAGCAACAATGA
- the trpA gene encoding tryptophan synthase subunit alpha, translating into MNRIKQKLQEDQKLLSIYFTAGYPKLDDTVPIIQELEKNGVDMVEIGLPFSDPLADGPTIQESSTAALKNGMTTEILFEQLKDIRKTVSIPLIIMGYFNPVLQYGVEDFCKKCAEIGIDGLILPDLPFDVYQEEYEHIFKKYGLINIFLITPQTSEERIRKIDAASDGFVYMVSSASTTGTKTGFGAEQREYFEKIASLSLTNPQIVGFGISNRETFEQATKKAKGAIIGSAFIKHLTQNGVAKINTFIKSIRV; encoded by the coding sequence ATGAACAGAATCAAACAAAAACTCCAAGAAGACCAAAAACTCCTCTCTATCTACTTTACAGCAGGCTATCCTAAATTGGATGATACAGTACCTATCATCCAAGAATTGGAAAAAAACGGTGTCGATATGGTTGAAATAGGATTGCCTTTCAGTGATCCCCTGGCCGATGGACCGACCATTCAAGAGAGTTCCACAGCGGCTTTAAAAAATGGCATGACGACCGAAATCCTTTTTGAACAACTGAAGGATATACGCAAAACGGTTTCCATCCCCCTTATCATTATGGGCTATTTCAATCCCGTGCTGCAATATGGCGTAGAGGATTTTTGCAAAAAATGTGCGGAAATCGGAATCGACGGACTTATACTGCCCGACCTTCCCTTTGATGTATATCAAGAAGAATACGAGCATATTTTCAAAAAATATGGTCTTATCAATATATTTCTTATCACTCCACAGACGAGCGAAGAACGCATTCGAAAAATAGATGCCGCCTCTGATGGATTTGTCTACATGGTCAGCTCGGCCAGTACCACGGGCACAAAAACAGGTTTTGGAGCAGAACAGCGCGAATATTTTGAAAAGATTGCCTCGCTTTCGCTCACAAACCCCCAAATTGTAGGCTTTGGCATCAGCAATCGCGAAACTTTTGAGCAGGCCACCAAAAAGGCGAAAGGAGCCATTATTGGTTCGGCATTTATCAAGCATTTGACCCAAAATGGAGTCGCCAAAATCAACACTTTCATCAAAAGTATCAGGGTATGA
- the trpB gene encoding tryptophan synthase subunit beta, translated as MKHNIKKSSPFGGGGGFHADERGYYGEFGGAYIPEMLYPNCEELRQNYLKIMETEDFQKEFKQLLRDYAGRPTPLYFAKRLSETHGTKIYLKREDLCHTGAHKVNNTIGQILMAKKLGKNRIIAETGAGQHGVATATVCALMGIECVVYMGEIDIARQAPNVARMKMLGAEVRPAKSGSRTLKDATNEAIRDWINNPVDTHYIIGSVVGPHPYPDMVARFQSVISEEIKWQLQEKEGREHPDYVVACVGGGSNAAGAYYHYLDKEAVGIIAVEAAGKGIHSGESAATSALGKVGIIHGSKTLLMQTDDGQITEPYSISAGLDYPGVGPMHAHLFKSGRAEFISITDDKAMQAGLEVAKLEGIIPAIETSHAFAIFDHKKFDTDDVVVINLSGRGDKDLDTYIDYFNL; from the coding sequence ATGAAACATAACATCAAAAAAAGTTCCCCCTTTGGGGGCGGAGGGGGCTTTCACGCTGACGAACGAGGCTATTACGGAGAGTTCGGGGGAGCCTACATTCCAGAGATGCTCTATCCCAACTGTGAGGAGCTGCGCCAGAACTATCTCAAAATAATGGAGACGGAAGACTTTCAAAAAGAATTCAAACAGTTGCTCAGAGATTATGCGGGCCGCCCCACTCCGCTCTATTTTGCCAAGCGGTTATCAGAAACACACGGCACAAAAATCTACTTAAAACGCGAAGACCTATGTCACACGGGGGCACATAAGGTAAACAATACCATCGGTCAGATTTTGATGGCCAAAAAACTGGGCAAGAACCGCATCATTGCCGAAACAGGCGCTGGCCAGCATGGTGTCGCCACCGCTACTGTCTGTGCACTCATGGGCATTGAATGTGTGGTGTATATGGGCGAAATCGACATAGCCCGACAGGCACCCAACGTAGCCCGTATGAAAATGTTGGGTGCCGAGGTCAGACCGGCCAAATCGGGGAGCCGAACGCTAAAAGACGCCACCAATGAGGCCATTCGCGACTGGATCAACAATCCCGTGGATACCCACTACATTATCGGTTCGGTGGTAGGGCCGCACCCCTACCCAGATATGGTAGCGCGGTTTCAATCAGTGATTTCCGAAGAAATCAAATGGCAGTTACAAGAAAAAGAAGGCCGTGAGCATCCAGACTATGTCGTCGCTTGTGTAGGCGGAGGCAGCAATGCCGCGGGGGCGTATTACCATTATCTAGATAAGGAAGCGGTGGGCATCATTGCAGTGGAAGCCGCGGGAAAGGGCATTCATTCAGGTGAAAGTGCCGCCACCTCGGCCTTGGGCAAGGTGGGTATCATTCATGGCAGCAAAACACTGTTGATGCAAACCGATGACGGACAGATAACAGAGCCCTACTCTATTTCCGCAGGACTCGATTACCCTGGTGTGGGCCCCATGCACGCCCATTTGTTCAAATCTGGGCGTGCCGAATTCATCTCCATTACCGATGATAAGGCGATGCAAGCGGGGCTGGAAGTTGCAAAATTAGAGGGCATTATTCCCGCTATCGAGACCAGCCATGCCTTCGCGATCTTTGACCACAAGAAGTTCGATACCGATGATGTGGTGGTCATCAATCTGTCAGGACGTGGGGATAAGGACCTAGATACCTATATTGACTATTTTAATTTGTAA
- a CDS encoding RluA family pseudouridine synthase, with protein MASPNEETAQDELFEHYKFVAAKGQEPLRIDKFLMNFIENATRNKIQQAAKQGHIWVNGDIVKQNYKVKPGDEVKVLFEHPPYEFLLTPEDIPLDIVYEDDVLLVVNKPAGMVVHPGHGNYSGTLINALVHHFENLPKNSSERPGLVHRIDKDTSGLLVIAKTEAAMAHLANQFFEKTSEREYVALVWGNVENDEGTVEGPIGRNPKNRLQMMVFPEGEQGKEAITHYKVLERLGYVTLVSCRLETGRTHQIRVHMKHIGHTLFNDERYGGDKILKGTTFTKYKQFVENAFKVLPRQALHAKTLGFQHPVSGKFMRFDSELPDDMVACIEKWRNYAKHTG; from the coding sequence ATGGCTTCACCAAACGAAGAAACTGCCCAAGACGAACTTTTTGAGCATTATAAGTTCGTGGCCGCCAAAGGTCAAGAACCCCTACGCATTGATAAGTTTTTGATGAACTTTATCGAAAATGCCACCCGCAACAAAATACAACAAGCGGCCAAACAGGGCCATATTTGGGTTAATGGCGATATTGTCAAGCAGAATTATAAAGTAAAGCCCGGTGATGAGGTCAAGGTGTTGTTCGAGCATCCACCCTATGAATTTTTGCTGACCCCAGAAGACATTCCGCTTGATATTGTTTATGAGGATGATGTACTGCTGGTGGTCAACAAACCTGCAGGAATGGTCGTGCATCCCGGTCACGGAAACTATTCGGGCACTTTGATCAATGCCTTGGTCCACCATTTCGAAAACTTACCGAAGAACAGTAGTGAGAGGCCAGGTCTGGTACATCGTATCGACAAAGACACATCGGGGCTGTTGGTCATCGCCAAGACCGAGGCCGCCATGGCACACTTGGCCAACCAGTTCTTTGAAAAGACGAGCGAACGTGAATATGTGGCCCTGGTTTGGGGCAATGTAGAGAACGATGAGGGTACCGTAGAGGGCCCTATCGGACGCAACCCCAAAAACCGTCTGCAGATGATGGTGTTTCCCGAAGGCGAGCAGGGAAAAGAGGCCATAACCCATTACAAAGTCTTGGAGCGTTTGGGCTACGTTACCTTGGTCTCTTGCCGGTTGGAAACAGGGCGCACCCACCAGATACGGGTACACATGAAGCATATTGGCCATACCCTTTTCAACGATGAACGCTACGGTGGGGATAAAATTTTAAAGGGCACTACCTTTACGAAATACAAGCAATTTGTCGAGAATGCCTTTAAAGTGCTTCCACGGCAGGCACTTCATGCGAAGACCCTTGGTTTTCAACATCCGGTCAGCGGCAAGTTCATGCGCTTCGATTCTGAGTTGCCCGATGATATGGTTGCATGTATTGAAAAATGGAGAAACTATGCCAAGCATACGGGTTGA
- a CDS encoding 30S ribosomal protein THX encodes MGKGDIKTRRGKIANKSYGARRKRKIKKRTPVEEKVAIEKVKKG; translated from the coding sequence ATGGGAAAAGGAGATATAAAAACGCGACGTGGCAAAATAGCCAACAAGTCGTACGGGGCCAGGCGAAAAAGGAAAATAAAAAAGCGTACCCCTGTCGAAGAAAAGGTAGCGATCGAAAAGGTCAAGAAAGGTTAG
- a CDS encoding PASTA domain-containing protein, giving the protein MRHFFEFLRSKVFLIQLALALVVLVALCFLVLGWLKSTTGHGEFVEVPDFSKMSVMEMRKTAEGVGLRYEVLDSTNYNPDYPRFSILEQDPPAGSKVKANRKIYFTVNPSGYKKVTVPNVIQVTQRNATAMLRAVGLDVQRVTYIDELGKDMVYNMKYKGKYIKPGDKLPKTSKIELICGNGNIPESARIQAESQE; this is encoded by the coding sequence ATGAGGCATTTTTTTGAGTTTTTGCGAAGCAAGGTTTTTTTGATCCAGTTGGCTTTGGCGCTGGTCGTATTGGTTGCGCTGTGTTTCTTGGTGTTGGGTTGGCTCAAAAGTACCACGGGGCATGGTGAGTTTGTTGAAGTGCCCGATTTTTCAAAAATGTCTGTCATGGAAATGCGAAAAACGGCCGAAGGGGTGGGGCTTCGGTACGAGGTGCTCGACTCTACCAATTACAATCCTGATTACCCGCGCTTTTCAATTCTTGAACAAGACCCGCCCGCCGGCAGTAAGGTAAAGGCCAATCGAAAGATTTATTTTACGGTTAACCCTTCGGGCTACAAAAAGGTGACGGTGCCCAATGTGATACAGGTAACCCAACGCAATGCGACCGCAATGCTACGGGCGGTGGGACTGGATGTTCAGCGGGTGACCTACATTGACGAATTGGGAAAAGACATGGTCTACAATATGAAATATAAGGGCAAGTATATCAAACCAGGCGACAAACTACCGAAGACCTCGAAGATAGAATTGATCTGCGGTAACGGCAACATACCCGAAAGTGCCCGTATTCAAGCCGAATCCCAAGAGTGA